The genomic interval GTTTATTCAGCAGTCTCCATGCCAAGTTGGCATTTGTGTCTCCATGGTAGTTAAAAAGGCGCATTTTGCTGTCACACtgaatgtttgtttgtgaatgttGAATGCTGTTTTGGAGGATGTTTAGTTGTGATGGAGGCTGACTCACTATGTCTGCACTCTCTGGTCATGTGAACCAAGTGGTTTGATTTGCAGTGATGATGTCATTGCAGCTAGACCTCTTTGTATGCACTTGCAATGTTGTTGATTAGTGTCATGTGTAGAGTGGTGCAGAATGCTGTACATAACTCCATGAATTAATTTATGACAAAATTAGTCATCTATAGAGCTGCCTTTCAAGCCCATACTTGTTAGCTTAATTGTAACGAAAAGCCAGCTGTGGTGCTGCCGTCGTGGGAATagggatgttttgtttcatCGCCTCTTCCTTTTTATATGCAAGACATTGAGGTATGACAttgttaataaaaaacgaaCCTCTGCCATAGACTCCCCTGACATTTCTTTGTTGCTCTTGTTTTTTCGCTCACAGGCTGCTGATCTTAGCAAACCGATAGATAAGAGGATATACAAAGGAACGCAGCCGACATGTCACGACTTCAACCCCCTCACGGCTACAGCTGACAGCGTCTCCCTGCTTGTGGGCTTTTCAGCCGGCCAGGTGCAGCTCATCGACCCCATAAAGAAGGAAACCAGCAAGCTATTCAACGAAGAAGTGGGTGCTATGCAAGCCTGTCGCATCCAATTCACTGTGGCTTCTGAATGCTTGATATTCATGtttagtgtgtgggggggaatcTTCTGAATCGTGTCACCTCCTCATTAGTAACCCATCCCTGTGtacgtcctcctccttctgcgtCCCACCCAGAGGCTGATCGACAAGTCGCGGGTCACCTGCGTGCGGTGGGTCCCCGGCTCCGAGAGCCTGTTCCTGGTGGCCCACTCCAGTGGGAGCATGTACCTCTACAACGTGGAGAACACCTGCGGCACCACGCCGCCCAACTACCAGCTGCTCAAGCAAGGGGAGAACTACGCCGTGCACACCTGCAAGAGCAAGTCAGCCCGCAACCCCCTGCTTCGCTGGACGGTGGGCGAGGGCGCCCTCAACGAGTTCGCCTTCTCGCCCGACGGGAAGTTCCTGGCGTGCGCCAGCCAGGACGGCTTCCTGCGCGTGTTCGGCTTCGACGCCGCCGAGCTCCACGGGACCATGAAGAGCTACTTCGGCGGGCTGCTCTGCGTGTGCTGGAGCCCCGACGGACAGTACATCGTGGCCGGCGGGGAGGACGACCTGGTGACCGTGTGGTCGTTCTCGGACTGCAGGGTGATCGCGCGCGGCCACGGGCACAAGTCGTGGGTGAGCGTGGTGGCGTTCGACCACTGCACCACCAGCGTGGAGGACAGCGACCTCCCGGCGGAGTTCAGTGGCAGTGACGAGGAGTACCACGAGCAGACTAACTTTGGGGTGGGGCGGGACCGGGCCAACAGCGCCCAGTCGCGGCTCTCCAAGAGGAACTCGACGGATGGCAGGCCGGTGAGCGTCACCTACCGTTTCGGCTCGGTGGGCCAGGACACACAGATGTGTCTGTGGGACCTCACAGAGGACATTCTCTTCCCACATCTTCCCCTATCTCGGACCAGGACTCACACGAATGTCATGAGTGCCACCAGCTCCCCTGCGGCTGGCACCGTCACCgctgctaccaccaccaccgccgccgccggcaaTTCGAGCGGGACGAATGGCAGCAATACGGGGAGCACTGGTAATAACAGTGGCAACACTACTAATTCCCTTCCGGCCACCCTGCCGCGGTCTAACAGCCTACCACACTCCAACCCCCAAGGGGGCACTACACCCAACAGCCACccgagcagcaacagcagcaccaccacggcaacccccacgcccacgcccacgcccaccactaccacccccgCCAGCAAGGGCGGCAGCATCATAGACAGCACCTTCATCGCAACGGGGGTGAGCAAGTTCGCCACGCTGTCGTTGCACGACTCGCGCAAGGACCGCCACGAGAAGGACCACAAGAGGAACCACAGCATGGGGCACATCAACAGCAAGAGCAGCGACAAGCTCAACCAGCTCAGCTCCTCGCGGACGGCCAAGGCCGACGCGGCAAAGACCCTGGGGACCACCCTGTGCCCCCGCATGGAGGAGGTGCCCCTGCTGGAGCCGCTGGTGTGCAAGAAGATCGCGCACGAGAGACTCACCGTGTTGATATTCCTGGAGGACTGTCTGGTCACAGCGTGTCAGGAAGGTTTTGTTTGCACATGGGCCCGGCCCGGGAAAGTGGTGAGTGACAGGCCCGTGGTGGACTCGGTGAtgtgacgaccccccccccccactagagtCATccaggcacccccccccctcacccacccacccacaccccgaCTAAACGCTTCTCCATTCCTC from Gadus macrocephalus chromosome 21, ASM3116895v1 carries:
- the LOC132450209 gene encoding WD repeat-containing protein 20-like isoform X1, with protein sequence MAAEGGGKETNEIKTQFTTREGVYKLLTHSEYSRPNRVPFNSQGSNPVKVSFVNVNDQSGNGDRICFNVGRELYFYIYKGVRKAADLSKPIDKRIYKGTQPTCHDFNPLTATADSVSLLVGFSAGQVQLIDPIKKETSKLFNEERLIDKSRVTCVRWVPGSESLFLVAHSSGSMYLYNVENTCGTTPPNYQLLKQGENYAVHTCKSKSARNPLLRWTVGEGALNEFAFSPDGKFLACASQDGFLRVFGFDAAELHGTMKSYFGGLLCVCWSPDGQYIVAGGEDDLVTVWSFSDCRVIARGHGHKSWVSVVAFDHCTTSVEDSDLPAEFSGSDEEYHEQTNFGVGRDRANSAQSRLSKRNSTDGRPVSVTYRFGSVGQDTQMCLWDLTEDILFPHLPLSRTRTHTNVMSATSSPAAGTVTAATTTTAAAGNSSGTNGSNTGSTGNNSGNTTNSLPATLPRSNSLPHSNPQGGTTPNSHPSSNSSTTTATPTPTPTPTTTTPASKGGSIIDSTFIATGVSKFATLSLHDSRKDRHEKDHKRNHSMGHINSKSSDKLNQLSSSRTAKADAAKTLGTTLCPRMEEVPLLEPLVCKKIAHERLTVLIFLEDCLVTACQEGFVCTWARPGKVGLLSSQSHTATPPRGTVV
- the LOC132450209 gene encoding WD repeat-containing protein 20-like isoform X2, whose amino-acid sequence is MAAEGGGKETNEIKTQFTTREGVYKLLTHSEYSRPNRVPFNSQGSNPVKVSFVNVNDQSGNGDRICFNVGRELYFYIYKGVRKAADLSKPIDKRIYKGTQPTCHDFNPLTATADSVSLLVGFSAGQVQLIDPIKKETSKLFNEERLIDKSRVTCVRWVPGSESLFLVAHSSGSMYLYNVENTCGTTPPNYQLLKQGENYAVHTCKSKSARNPLLRWTVGEGALNEFAFSPDGKFLACASQDGFLRVFGFDAAELHGTMKSYFGGLLCVCWSPDGQYIVAGGEDDLVTVWSFSDCRVIARGHGHKSWVSVVAFDHCTTSVEDSDLPAEFSGSDEEYHEQTNFGVGRDRANSAQSRLSKRNSTDGRPVSVTYRFGSVGQDTQMCLWDLTEDILFPHLPLSRTRTHTNVMSATSSPAAGTVTAATTTTAAAGNSSGTNGSNTGSTGNNSGNTTNSLPATLPRSNSLPHSNPQGGTTPNSHPSSNSSTTTATPTPTPTPTTTTPASKGGSIIDSTFIATGVSKFATLSLHDSRKDRHEKDHKRNHSMGHINSKSSDKLNQLSSSRTAKADAAKTLGTTLCPRMEEVPLLEPLVCKKIAHERLTVLIFLEDCLVTACQEGFVCTWARPGKVV